A section of the Nitrospirota bacterium genome encodes:
- a CDS encoding tyrosine-type recombinase/integrase, with amino-acid sequence THLLMSGVNIREVQELLGHKNVETTMIYTHVMRDMSNAPKSPLDSLYKKG; translated from the coding sequence ACACATCTATTAATGAGCGGGGTTAATATAAGAGAAGTTCAGGAATTATTAGGTCATAAAAATGTTGAAACAACCATGATTTATACTCATGTAATGAGGGATATGTCAAACGCTCCCAAAAGCCCGCTGGACAGTCTTTATAAAAAGGGCTGA